The following is a genomic window from Octopus sinensis linkage group LG20, ASM634580v1, whole genome shotgun sequence.
AGTGATTTAGAaaggtaatttattttaatagcttatttttctgttagtaaatgtttctttttctacacacacagaccaaaagaataagtcttggagtcaatctgtttgactaaagacTGTGCTCGAGCacagctgcagtcaaataactggagcaagtaaaagaataaaagaatattaaaataaattcttttacataCCATTTTAAAATCACTCTATTACCCTATCTAttagcctgtaatgatatgcataagatctggtcatcaaatctgagtagagatttcaaacttaaaaccttcaaagccacagtcgaaccaattctactatatggctcagaaacctggacgttatcaaagaagcttgagaggcggttggatggaacttacactcgcctccttatgagagctcaaaatatctcgtggaagcgtcatccaaccaaagtacaaatatatgggaaattaccacctgtatcatctcttgtgaaaggtagaagagtccagtttgctggacattgttgtagaactgaaagcaaggtaatttctactcttctctggaagccatctgctcgcgataccagagggcgcacactctcctaccctgatgtaatctccagggatacaggtatccagcgacaggacctccgtaatgctatgatggaccatgaggTCTGGtgcaacatagtaaattccattgtctcaaccacggtcgaacaatgatgatgattaccctaatgaaattccttacacacatgcactcatcaTGAGCAATACACATATATGGAGAATAAGagagtgtggtaaatatatatagagagggggaaGTGTACAATAAAGCAAAAAATGAAAGAttgacaaataaaaagaaagagctTTTCTTTATtgtctcaaaatttgaaatttcaaaattaagtgaaaattttcaaatttggtatattgatatactttttcatgctgaatcctattttgtgattcatttatttcagaaaaattttagtaaattgttacagaagtttaaagtttgataatttttacccaatcagaaaagaGGATTTGGAAGTTAGCATTTTCTGTGTGATAGCTGTGTTTCATAACATGAAAGTAAACATTACGTgacaaagtttttaaaaaaatgaaagtaattacattatttgaagagagagaaagagagctagcATATACCGACAGAGAATGATAAAGAGtttggtaaatatatagagagaggagaatgtGTAAAAGAGAGGGAACCTGATGGTAATAGATAGGGATTGGGAATTTGTTGATCTAAAACTTGGATTATTACTCATAGCAaattgtgttttattattatttatggaaaACCTCTTTAGGACACAGATTTTGAAAATCGAATCTGTTTTTCTCAAGGATGCACTGTTTCAGAGCCTGTTGAGTATAattacgcatacatatgcacactctcGTTTATatggtagatatgtgtgtgtatatgtatataggttgagtaaaaagtaagcaacgatttgaaacatgaaattcatcacaatatatttcaacaatgcggaaattttattcatcaaagtacgTACCACTTCAATCGACActtttgccaatgagttacaagtttgtttattctggtaaaataaaaatctggagttcagGAGCTGAagaactctttgaatgcactttcagcattggtttgatttttgaattccttctctcgcaggaaaccattaAGGTGCTTTCAGAAAGTGAGCCAAGTTCCCTTaacttctggagcatcattagtgaaacgtgtggttgagaattgtcatgaagaatgatcaaccctcttctgttgaccagtctggaacTGAAGAGTAgcaatttttcattcattttggcaatttcatagcaatatgtttctgcagtaatggttcttctgggttttaagaagttatagtagatgagtccagcagtacaccaccaaacagtcaccataaccttctttttaaaGAACTTGGGTTTAGGGAAAGTatttggtgcttcattttggtccaaccactggaaagaacattttttatcattgtacagaatccacttttcatcacaagttacaTTACAGTcaagaaatggattggtctggttaCAGAGCAGAGGCCATgaacaaatttcatatctgtgcattttctggTTTTTATTTCAATTAGTATGGTACCCATTTGTTGAGCTGTTTTGATTTTCCAATCGCATGCAAATTTTCTGGccaacttgaagttcttttgccagttcttgaatggttttacatggatctttctcaatgatgaTCTTTGATTGGCCTTCATCAATGACAGATAGGCGTCCACTACACTCACAATCTTCAaagctcaggtctccactgtgtaattgtttaaaccatttttgagctgaccactcactggtcatttcctcaccaaatgtttcGTCAATATCACgaacagtttcagctgctttacatccttttttgaagttgaatagcaaaattgctttaATActgcgctttgacagttccatttcagatgattgtcacaacagtgaaaaaaatatcaatgttgatTTATTGATGCACTTGGGCAAGTCTATGGCTGTATTATCAGATAAttgcaaaaaatgtttttaaaaaattctaaattCTGCAAAACTCCGACACAAactcttcatggttcaaaacattgcttactttttactcaacctgatatataagcatgtctatatttatctctgtttatattttatttttcagaaattaAAATGGTTATGAATTGGAGCAGCTTCAACTTCCAAAATTCTAAATGTTGATAGAATAGACTGAATGTTATCTGTGATATcctttcaaaatatcttttggcATCACAAGCTTGCAACCTCAACATTTGCAAAGTTATTATATACTTCAAATTCTGTTTGTGAATGTCCAGTATTTAAAGCATTAAGATTGCGTAACAGCTGTGATAAGCATACCATGGCAAAAAGTCGGTTTGAATATGTTCGTGATTTTGAGTTGGATGACAGATGTTTGCCCAACTGCTGGTTAGTTGTTCGTATTGATGGCCATTCCTTCCACAGGtagtgtaatatttttttttttacctctttttaATAATTAGTTACCATTGATAATTTTTgttgatatattaataaatgctATTGTCCCACTTGTGAAAAGATGAACAGACGTAGTAAATACCAGAAATATAATTAGACATGAGTAGTTAAAACACAGAGTAATTGATTTCATTGTGACTTACAGATTATAAAAGATGTAGCAGATCAGGATACTCACAAAACTTAGCAACAGAGCAACTTTATCACTACAATAaatgtataaagaatatatatttctttactacccacaaggggctaaacacagaggggacaaacaaagacagacaaatgaattaagtcgattacatcgaccccagtgcgtaacttaatttatcgaccctgaaaggatgaaaggcaaagttgacctcagcggaacttgaactcagaatgtaatggcagacgaaatacggctacacatttcgccctacatgctaacgtttctgccagctcgccgccttttgtattaattatttttgcCCTTTTTTGTAGACTCAAATGTATttatccttttcctcctcctcttcctcatctctaTAGTCattgtcttcctcctcctccccctctcattgtcatcatcatcatcgtttgtccacttttcatattttaataGAGCCAGAAATGTAAGTCTGAGAATCCACTAGAGCGGAAACAGTgagcagatatggtgtttttaaaCCTTTTACCACAAGAGAACTTTTtactccatggtaactgcagttaatttgcctttagaaaagttaaaatatattataaacatattttaactaacataatgtttacattatttacaattgatggatatttgtcctcatcttgtttgttgttaacactacgtttctgctgatatactctccagccttcatcaggtgtcttggggaaatttcgaacctgggttctcattcctaagatatttttcgtcgtcatcgttattgttaaaggcatgtttcacctttgtataacctaccacagctgcatgaaatggagtacacacagtctttggtcatattttcttctattggtggttttacttgaaggagatatttgtgaagtgttgtattactcttgaatactgtcctgatgtcatatgggctgcatatcttttgtatcttttcggagaggcctttcacatagggtcgacagactgtggacagtttatcagtttcatcctctcttttctttataattggagtggatagtatacttttggggtagttgttgcttaatagattgttatttaGCTTGATCATTTATTCATGGTGTGTATCAGGatcactacttatattcttttctcgCTGTTTTAGGTACTGAGCAattcctctctttacactgtatggatggtgggagatGAAGTTGAGGTATTGTCCAGTGATGgttggcttgcggtatacggatgttttgaatccatacttggtgcatgttattaatacgtccaggaatgctagctgattgtctttttctttttccattgtgaactgtatggtgTGAAcatgcaccaagtatggattcaggacatctgtATACcacaagccgaccttcactgcTTACCCTGCAGTTGCCTTATTAGGAAGATAGCATTGGTGGTGATTTTCACAAACAGAAAACCAAGCTACATcacatctaggctaactctcttccCAATTAGTTGAACTATGATTCTTTCTGTAACATAATTTGATACCTCTGGATTAACTTCTGCCTAAGGTATCTCCCTTATCTTTGTAGCAATTGATTATGATGCTGCTACACCTGTCGTGAGATATGATACCTTCCAgcacaacctgattaactatatggtcGACCAAGTTGTATTCCACTTTACCATATATTTTAAGCTCTCAGAGGTTATTACCGAAGGACCAagggctttccttgtcttcatatccttaattactttatctaaCATGTTACTGTCAACTAGGATCCTTGTTCAGTGCAAGAAGTGTCTCTTGATGACATACCATAAGAGGCAAAAATAGATTTGGGCAACCCACCCTTCATAAGTGAAATCAAAGCAGTGATTGCTAAGTTGAGAACCCACAAGGCTCCTGGTATAGATGGTCTTCCAGCAGAAGTATACAAGCATTGTGGAAACCAACATtgaaaagtatttttatattGTGCTGGGAGAGAAGAGAAATCCTGAGTGACCTACACAACACTTACTCTGGATtttataattatgcatacatatacacacatgcacaaagtaaTTCAAAACTTCCTTTAGcattaatttagaataattaacAACTAAGGTTAGTTAAATTTCTTAACACACATCTTGTCTCCCTCATTTTTTATTCTTCACTGACACTGCTCACCTCCTTTGCTACCTCCTCACCATGCTCATTAAACCCTTTGATTTTAGTCTTCCCTCTGACTGCTATAGCTCAGGGATTTCAGGATACTTGTTCTACTGCCCTACCATTCATACTACCAACCATTTTGATCACCTAGAGCAATTAACTAGACACGACAATCAAAGAGGATTACCATTAAATTATAACGTTTTTTGACAATGAATATCTCTTAATTTTTTGATAGTGATATTTTCTAAAACACATAGgagtaataaatatatcataagatGTTCACAGAAAATAtccaatataatatttaaaatatataacaacaaaataagaataaaaattttatatttcatttaaatgctaaagggacaTCCTAAACACCCTGTATATTTACATCTAGATTTTTTTTACCTATATTGTATTTGTGAATTCTCCGTCTTCTTCTCCTCTTATCTATTTAATACCCTCTCATCTTTGTAGTGCTCCCTCTACTTTGCTACCTTATACCACCCTTGTAAGAGAGGATAATTTTTTCATACTCAGTCCCCCTACCACCATCATCTACTGCTTCCTATTCCTCGATTCACTTTTTTTGCCATCTATAACACATTTCCTTTTGAACAGTAAACCCTTCTATATAGCTAACCACACCACAACTTCTCCTCCAGGTCAATCACTGCTGATGTCCATCACATTCTCTGACTATTTTTAAGGCTATCCattacacatacactctctctctctctctctctctagctcccaTTAGTGTCTCTCCTGTTAGTCTCTGCTTTTACTGTATTTCTCATTACTCTCTACCATTACTGTCAATttattttctcccttctttcGTATCCTCTTTTCCCACACCTTGACATACTCTACTCTTCTTTCTTCATCTCATCCTGGTTCATCTCCTGTAGTTGCCCTCCTGTCTATGCACTCTATAGTTTgcattgaaagaaacaaatagagataaCATGGAATTGTGAAAACTCTTTAACCTTTTCgataccaactcggctgaaaccacctctggctctgtagtacaaatgccttgttttcataagttttgaattaaaatcctccaccaaaccttagtcaaagtttatgttcctaacactagcagaatgatgactaagttactttactaaattctttgttgtatttaaaattaattgaaagaaacacagagcatcttaacagaaatacagtaatgaaagggttaaaatatataatagagaaacaattcttgacccttttgatactaacctggctgaaactggctctgagtacaaatgtcttgtttccacaagttttgaattaaaatctcccactaaagcttagtcacaatttatgttcctaaccctagctgaatgataactaagttattttactaaattctttgttatatttaaaattaattgaaagaaacacagagcatctcaacagaaatacagtaacagaaGGGTTAATCTTTTTGAGGATGTGACAACCTCTCTAGAGCTGGTGCTACAATAAAATGCACCCCAATAGCCTTTGTAAAATGATTgttttatgaagggcatccagctagagAAATTATTCCATTAAATTCTGTATTATAACAATTTAGTTCTTGTCTTCCATTTTGTAGTTTGACAACTCACCATAGTATTAATGTTAAAATGAAAGTTAACATTTAGAGGTTGTTACACGATCGAGTAACATTCAAATTTTTGAACAATCGATCCAGCAGGTTAACTTTACATCTATTCTTCTTTGAAATTATTATCtgtatttgtttattaaaatattaataattaatcatcatcatcgtttaacgtccgctttccatgctagcatgggttggacgattttgactgaggactggcaaaccagatggctgcaccaggctccaattttgatctggcagagtttctacagctggatgcccttcctaacgccaaccactctgagagtgtagtgggtactttttatgtgtcaccggcacgggggccagtcatgcggtattggcaatgaccttgctcaaatctttttacacatgccactggcacaggtgccagtaaggcgacgttggtaacgatcacgtttaAGTACCAGACATGTACTAggggtgatgtaatcaaccagcccATGTcttatggtatttattttttacaatagatcctttattgaaatatatttctttttttagattTTCAGAGATTCATCATTTTGCAAAACCAAATGACGATCGGGCATTACAACTGATGACCTATTCTGCCCAGTCAGTTATGGATGAATACAAAGATATCATTTTATGTTATGGACAGAGTGATGAATATAGCTTTGTTttcaagaaaaacacaaaactttTCTGCCGGCGTGCCAGGTAAAGTTTATTGCCATTTTAATGAGTTTTCTTTTAAAGTATATCAATGTAGATGGTGGGTTTTTCAGATTTTGGCAAGCTGCATATGAATTTCAATGTTGTTTGTTGTGCTTGtacttcatttataatttgattcAGTTTTTTTCCCCCCTGCTTTTCACATGTGCTTTCTCTTTTCTgctgtttattgttttgtctgtTTTAACAGATCTCAAGATTTTTATCTTTACTTTCtaacacacacttgtacattttACTACATTAATCAAACATGTTTCATCAACATTATGTTTCAATACaatcatatacaatatattgaaATTTCCTTTTTTATGAAACATGCactgtgcatcatcatcaattttccaagttttttttatttttatcaatagcTTTTGAGCTTCCAGTATCAGCTTTGTATCAGATGAATGAGACAGTGTTAACATTTCTACTGTTCCAATAtgagttttatattttcttaatctttcttcTGTATTCATTTTAtgtgtgtccttcattttttttgtctGATGACTCTGTATCACCATCCTTTCTGTACTGTCAGTCATCACTCCTTCTTTTAGTCATATGTTATTAATACCTATCGCTTACACTTTCTGCTTTTACTGTATTTCTCATTACTCTCTACCATTACTGTCAATttattttctcccttctttcGTATCCTCATCACTCTTTTCCCACACCTTGACATACTCTacattcggtccggggcctatggataattaccaaaagtccctgacctggcaatgttacagaggagctttaccatCATATACACAAAgtaaagcaaaaagcaaaatgaaGTAATAAGTTTGGTGTCAAATCAGCACTGACAAATAAGTGGGGCCAAAATGACTATCAAAATGTCACATACCTGTGATATATTGGCATAGCAGACCTATCCTATATATTCCAGCATAAAATATAAAGCATAAGTGTTCAAATCAATGATAACAGGGAATAACTTAAGAGACAAAAATGATAATCAGAAACCAAGATAGACTCATAAATCTAGTAATTTAGGATATAGGATGAAcattatcaaaatcaaattcaacaaCTGGCATcagtgctagcggggtgcaaagagcatcatcgttgacagagtggctaaccagcttccatgccagtggcacataaaagggtaccattcgagtgtgattgttaccagcattgccttactggcacttgtgcccgtgctagtagggtgccaagagcaccatctgggcgtgattgttgccagagcagccaactagctccgagccggtggcacgtaaaagagcaccatttgagcgtgaccgttaccagcattgccttactggcacctgtgctggtggcacatgtaaaaagattcaatcgaggtcattgccagtaacgCCCGACTggccctgtaccggtggcacataaaaagcacccactatactctcggagtggttggcgttaggaagggcatccagctgtagaaactctgccagatcaagattggagcctggtgcggccatctggttcaccagccctcagtcaaaatcgtccgacccatgctagcatggaaagtggacgttaaacaatgatgatgatgatgatgattatctgaATCAACACTAAAATAAGATTAGACAGAACAGCAGTGCCTCATAAATTCTTAAATGAAGCATCCTTTGTAAAAGACATTATCATAGAAGGAGTTAATTGTTTacctctttttttccctttttgtatttctttatagcAAGCTTATGACTAATGTTGTCAGTTTGTTCACATCGACATTTGTGTTCACATGGTCTCGATACTTCAGCACTCAAGATCTTAAATACCCACCTTCTTTTGATGCCCGAACTATATGTTACCCATctgaccaaaatttgaaagactaTCTCAGCTGGCGGCAAGCTGACTGTAAGTTAGAATTTCTTTGATCAAACTTTAATGCTTTGAATATATAGCTTTgactatatacaaaatatgtcaacttaaagtatattttctttcagaaatttggaaatattatataaaatatctttagtGTATGTTGTTTTAAACTGATTTAATAGTATCCTTGGGAACATTTCCAAGAGGTAGATCATGTGAAATTTTTTGGTATCTCTTTTTTGTTGTGAGCAGTATACGTCATACTCCCATACCAACAATTCTGCACAAATGTATATGCTTTGAGGAGAGGGGTGTCTTGTACACATACTGTCATGGTAGAAAACAAGACTCCTTTAAGGGAGATGCACGTGGCACCATAACAAGATGCTCAGACACTCACTAATACACTGGAAGAATAGAGATACAAATAATGCTAACCACAAAGAAAATCAACGTCATCAACCAATTTCTTAGGGTGAAAATCTGTTAACTACTGCAAAAACATGAAATTTATAACAAAAGGTCCAAATATGGACTTTAAAAGATCCACTATCTAATCAATATGGAGAAAGTTCACAGCCATTGGAataagaggaagggagagaaaggcAACTGCTTACAGAATGGGAGAGGTAGCAGAAAGAATCTCTTATTGGTTATGGAGCAAGGAGAGAGATGAGCTAAGTTGGAGATTGGCAGTGAGTTTGTTACCACTGTCAGCAGGTGAGTATTATGGTTCAGGATCAGAGCACCCAATGATCATTAGACAATCTAGTAACATCATCTCCTCCTGGTCAAGGCTATTCTCACCAAAGGTGAATGAAGGAGAAACaccattttgatataatcatactCTAAACAGAAACTTGGTACTTTAATTTGTATGGAGTGATTGTAATTAATGCTATATGAAACAAATTTCTAGGACAGTTCCTGTAATTTTAAGTACTTAAaaatacattactcttttatgcctgactatttttaaaaaatcattttaggTCATATTAATAATCTTTACAACACCTGTTTCTGGAAACTTGTCCAGGAAAAGAGTCTCTCACCAGCTGAATCTCAAGCAAGATTAAAAGTAATTAATTCTTTTTCATATTATAATTTTAACCGCATATATAATGAAtgctattttgtttctttcttgtaGCTGTAACCCCAAATTTGATTGTATTTCTTATCAGGTCCCtgtcctgtattttctttacatTGGTGTATTTTCACTAATATCTACTGCTTTTTCAGGATCATACCTCTATGACCTATCACACACTAATTATCAGTCATTATCATTTTGAACAAATACCATTATTTCCTAGTTGTAATctgattatatatgaatatttcaagCAATAGGTGATGTTCTGTCCAGAGAAAGATTTATCATCAACTTTTTGGCATAAAAGTGGAATTAAAAGCTGATGTTTTAAATAGAGTCTTTGGGCTGAGGAGGCACACATTATAATTGTATGACAAAACTGTCTAAGTTTTCAGTTTTTCATACAATATTTGACAATGATGAGCTACTTTGCtcattattaatgaaattgtatgtaatttattaaatttttgaaaagtatagTACACTTTTTAGTTGTAAAGTGTTAGAATTTTTTAAATGTGTTCTATGTAGAATGGTGGTTTTCAGAACTAGAATAGTAGGACTCCCAGcatctgttattgttattgttactcatAATTTGTGATTTGAGGTGTAATTATTTGAAAGTACAAAGTGGCAAATTTCTGGAGACTTTTGAACTGAACAAAATGCCTTACACTATTTGTTCTAgcattttacattctgatttctgTTGTCACTGATGTCAAATTCACTTCCCACCTGTTTTGGGCTTGGTGAAAACATGCTAACAGCTTGTTACTCGTTTTTCCTCATTTCTCGATCTGTTTAATCTCATTCTTATTACCATTACTTTCGTCCTTCTGTCCCCAAACAAAACTTTGCTTGTTCGCAGTGCGCCCGCCCTTTTCTGCCCctaccaccaataccggatatctctatctTCCCACCATCTACACTGGATAtcccttctcccaccaccattatcttTGTCTATTCTCCTAAGCCCTCCTCCTCACTGGGCTGTTCTCTATATATTACCTGCACTTCTCTCTCTCCTAGGACAATTGCAACCATCCTGGTTGCTCATCCACCCACCCACTTAATCAGTTATCTTACGTTTCCTTCTGTCTAGAAATTTGTCACCACAACCTACCGGTTATCTCTTCTCCCAATTCCCCCTCCTCACTGGTGATGttccctatattacctgcactctctctttctctatctctctactaGGACAAATGCAACCAGATATTCGCATTAAATGTTTATGCTTACggattttttccattttctttttaattaatctgGTGGTGTGAATATGTTCCTTCAGATCAAGACAAGCAATGTCTTTGAACTTATTTCCAAGAAACAATCCCGCCACTGATTTAGTAGAAGTCTTCCAAACTAATAAGAAATCTTCAGTTAGTTCTAGAAATACATCATCATTGAAGGTTCTACCCATCTGGACATAGTGTATTTATAActtcattatctaatgtatccttccatttttaagattATAGAATATGGTTTGATGGAGAAGTCCCTTCATAGCTTTCTTAGATGATATAGTTACTGTAGGGATTACATCTTCAGAATTATTTTCGTACtagaaagatatttttatatagaatTACGGTACTGGATTGTAAATGAGAATCTGCTACATCAAATACAAGTTTTAGATGTATTGGAAAAAAAATCGATACACTTAGTGAAATGTATTTAATTGGATGAAATGATATGAAATGGTTTGGAGTTTAGTGCTTATTCTTCTTTACCTTTGGGAGATTAAAGAGAGGTGAAAGGGCAGTAACACTGACATTTTGCAGTGTCTTTGTGGCTTGATGAGGAAGAAAGCAACATATTAAACTATCAAATTATTCTAAAACCAGAAACTTAGAacaaatgcttacaacagagtatggtggaggcgcaatggcccagtggttagggcagcggactcgcggtcataggatcacggtttcgattcccagaccgggcgttgtgagtgtttattgagcgaaaacacctaaaggtccacgaggctccggcaggggatggtggtgatccctgctgtactctttcaccacaactttctctcactcttacttcctgtttctgttgtacctgtatttcaaagggcccgccttgtcactctctgtgtcacgctgaatatccccgagaactacattaagggtacacgggtctgtggagtgctcagccacttgcacgttaatttcacgagcaggctgttccgttgattcggatcaaccgggaccctcgtcgtcgtaaccgacggagtgcttccaccacaacAAAGTAGTTCCCAATTAGAATATTCAAAGTCTACTTGGTAGTGGCGGCATTAAATCTAGTAATGAAATAAATCTAACTCCAAAAAACATATGGTCTAATGGGTTTCCGTACTTTCTATCTACTGAATtttactcacaagacaaggaCTAACCTGAAGCTTGTGTTAATGTGCTGGGCAGTGAATCGAACCTGTAGCAATGAAGTTAACttattaacctatttctttactacccacaaggggctaaacacagaggggacaaacaaggacagacaaacggattaagtcgattacatcaaccccagtgcgtaactggtacctaatttatcaaccccgaaaggatgaaaggcaaagtccacctcagaggaatttgaactcagaacgtaacgacagacgaaatacatgtttctttattacctacaaggggctaaacacagaggggacaaacaaggacagacaaacggattaagtcgattacatcaaccccagtgtgtaactggtacctaatttatcaaccccgaaaggatgaaaggcaaagtccacctcagaggaatttgaactcagaacgtaacgacagacgaaatacatgtttctttattacctacaaggggctaaacacagaggggacaaacaaggacagacaaacggattaagtcgattacatcaaccc
Proteins encoded in this region:
- the LOC115222557 gene encoding probable tRNA(His) guanylyltransferase isoform X1 gives rise to the protein MLSVISFQNIFWHHKLATSTFAKLLYTSNSVCECPVFKALRLRNSCDKHTMAKSRFEYVRDFELDDRCLPNCWLVVRIDGHSFHRFSEIHHFAKPNDDRALQLMTYSAQSVMDEYKDIILCYGQSDEYSFVFKKNTKLFCRRASKLMTNVVSLFTSTFVFTWSRYFSTQDLKYPPSFDARTICYPSDQNLKDYLSWRQADCHINNLYNTCFWKLVQEKSLSPAESQARLKGTLSSDKNEMLFTEFNINYNNLPEIYRKGTILIRQKKNEESETFTSITSSNTQPKKCLPRILTLNVDMIANKFWTEYSYLLER
- the LOC115222557 gene encoding probable tRNA(His) guanylyltransferase isoform X2, whose protein sequence is MFSQFMSSFNRFSEIHHFAKPNDDRALQLMTYSAQSVMDEYKDIILCYGQSDEYSFVFKKNTKLFCRRASKLMTNVVSLFTSTFVFTWSRYFSTQDLKYPPSFDARTICYPSDQNLKDYLSWRQADCHINNLYNTCFWKLVQEKSLSPAESQARLKGTLSSDKNEMLFTEFNINYNNLPEIYRKGTILIRQKKNEESETFTSITSSNTQPKKCLPRILTLNVDMIANKFWTEYSYLLER